One segment of Pseudomonas sp. FP2196 DNA contains the following:
- the alr gene encoding alanine racemase: MRPARALIDLQALRHNYRIAREVTGAKALAVIKADAYGHGAVRCAQALEAEADGFAVACIEEALELRAAGIRAPVLLLEGIFEADELALIVEHDLWCVVHSLWQLEAIEQAALSKPITVWLKLDSGMHRVGLHPKDYQAAYQRLLASGKVAKIVLMSHFARADELHAQSSADQVAVFEAARQGLAAEVSLRNSPAVLGWPQIHSDWVRPGIMLYGATPFEEANAVAERLQPVMTLESKVICVRELPAGEPVGYGAKFITDKPMRIGVVAMGYADGYPRQAPTGTPVLVAGQRSRIIGRVSMDMLCIDLTDVPEAGLGSTVELWGKNILASEVAKWADTIPYQIFCNLRRVPRLYSEG; this comes from the coding sequence ATGCGTCCTGCCCGTGCCCTGATCGACCTCCAAGCCCTGCGTCACAACTACCGAATTGCCCGCGAAGTCACCGGTGCCAAGGCGCTGGCAGTGATCAAGGCCGATGCTTACGGCCATGGTGCGGTGCGCTGCGCCCAGGCGCTGGAAGCCGAGGCCGACGGCTTTGCTGTCGCTTGCATCGAAGAAGCTTTGGAGCTGCGCGCCGCCGGCATTCGTGCCCCGGTGTTGTTGCTTGAAGGGATTTTCGAGGCCGATGAGCTGGCGCTGATTGTCGAGCATGATCTCTGGTGTGTGGTGCATTCGCTGTGGCAGCTCGAAGCGATCGAGCAAGCAGCGCTGAGCAAACCGATCACCGTGTGGCTGAAGCTCGACTCCGGCATGCACCGCGTCGGTTTGCATCCGAAGGATTACCAGGCGGCCTATCAACGGCTGCTGGCCAGCGGCAAGGTGGCGAAGATCGTGCTGATGAGCCACTTCGCCCGCGCCGATGAATTGCACGCGCAGAGCAGCGCCGATCAGGTCGCAGTGTTTGAAGCCGCGCGCCAGGGCCTCGCCGCCGAGGTCAGCCTGCGCAACTCGCCGGCCGTGCTGGGGTGGCCGCAGATCCACAGCGACTGGGTGCGCCCGGGCATCATGCTCTATGGCGCGACGCCGTTCGAAGAAGCCAACGCGGTGGCCGAGCGCCTGCAACCGGTGATGACGCTGGAATCGAAAGTGATCTGCGTGCGTGAGTTGCCGGCCGGCGAACCGGTGGGTTACGGCGCGAAATTCATCACCGACAAGCCGATGCGCATCGGCGTGGTTGCCATGGGGTATGCCGACGGCTATCCGCGTCAGGCACCGACCGGTACGCCGGTGCTGGTGGCCGGCCAACGCAGCCGCATTATCGGCCGCGTGTCGATGGACATGCTGTGTATCGACCTCACCGATGTGCCTGAGGCGGGGCTGGGTTCGACTGTCGAGCTGTGGGGCAAAAATATCCTCGCCAGCGAGGTGGCGAAGTGGGCGGACACCATTCCGTACCAGATCTTCTGCAACCTGCGTCGAGTGCCAAGGCTCTATTCCGAGGGTTAA
- a CDS encoding cupin domain-containing protein has product MDVGERLQSIRKLKGLSQRELAKRAGVTNSTISMIEKNSVSPSISSLRKVLGGIPMSMVEFFSEEILQEIPTQIVYKANELIDISDGAVTMKLVGRAHPSRAIAFLNEIYPPGADTGEEMLTHEGEETGILVEGRLELVVGLETFILEAGDSYYFESTKPHRFRNPFDTPARLISAATPANF; this is encoded by the coding sequence TTGGACGTCGGTGAACGACTGCAATCGATCCGCAAGCTCAAAGGGCTTTCCCAGCGTGAACTCGCCAAGCGCGCGGGCGTCACCAACAGCACCATTTCGATGATCGAAAAGAACAGCGTCAGCCCTTCGATCAGTTCGCTGAGGAAGGTTCTTGGCGGGATTCCCATGTCCATGGTCGAGTTCTTTTCCGAAGAAATACTCCAGGAAATACCGACCCAGATCGTCTACAAGGCCAACGAGCTGATCGACATTTCCGACGGCGCCGTGACCATGAAGCTGGTCGGCCGCGCGCACCCGAGCCGCGCTATCGCCTTCCTCAACGAAATTTACCCACCGGGCGCCGACACTGGCGAAGAAATGCTCACCCACGAGGGCGAGGAAACCGGGATCCTGGTGGAAGGTCGTCTGGAATTGGTGGTGGGCCTTGAAACTTTTATTCTCGAAGCTGGCGATAGCTACTATTTTGAAAGTACCAAGCCGCATCGTTTCCGGAATCCGTTCGATACACCGGCGCGACTAATCAGCGCAGCAACACCGGCAAATTTTTAA
- a CDS encoding RidA family protein produces MAIQRQLTNERMSQIVSHNGTVYLSGQVGDDFDAGIEQQTREVLANIERLLDLAGTDKQHLLSATIYLNDIEAHFAGMNSVWDQWLPKGAAPARATVEAKMAKPSILVEISIVAALP; encoded by the coding sequence ATGGCAATCCAGCGCCAGCTCACCAATGAGCGCATGAGTCAGATCGTCAGCCACAACGGTACGGTGTACCTGTCCGGGCAGGTCGGTGACGACTTCGACGCCGGGATTGAACAGCAGACCCGCGAAGTGCTCGCCAATATCGAGCGCTTGCTGGATCTGGCCGGGACTGACAAACAGCATTTGCTTTCGGCGACGATCTACCTGAACGACATCGAGGCGCACTTCGCCGGGATGAACTCGGTGTGGGATCAGTGGTTGCCCAAAGGCGCCGCCCCGGCCCGTGCCACTGTTGAAGCGAAGATGGCCAAGCCGAGCATCCTGGTTGAAATCTCTATCGTCGCTGCGCTGCCGTAA
- a CDS encoding cytochrome c5 family protein — MKMLAAPATVLALWAVSAQAATNDDIAKRLEPVGQVCVQGQECKGMEVAATAGGGDAKTPDSIIAKHCNACHGSGLLGAPKIGDTAAWKERADHQGGLDGILAKAITGINAMPPKGTCADCTDADLKGAIEKMSGLK; from the coding sequence ATGAAAATGCTGGCCGCACCAGCAACCGTACTGGCCCTCTGGGCTGTCAGCGCTCAAGCTGCGACGAATGACGACATTGCCAAACGCCTGGAGCCGGTCGGCCAGGTGTGCGTTCAGGGTCAGGAATGCAAGGGGATGGAAGTGGCTGCAACTGCTGGCGGTGGTGATGCCAAGACTCCAGACTCAATCATTGCCAAACATTGCAACGCTTGCCATGGCTCCGGCCTTTTAGGCGCGCCGAAAATCGGTGACACTGCCGCCTGGAAAGAACGCGCTGATCACCAAGGCGGCCTCGACGGCATCTTGGCCAAGGCCATCACCGGCATCAACGCCATGCCCCCTAAAGGCACCTGTGCCGATTGCACCGACGCCGATCTGAAAGGCGCAATCGAGAAGATGTCTGGCCTGAAATAA
- the dadA gene encoding D-amino acid dehydrogenase — translation MRVMVLGSGVIGTASAYYLARAGFEVVVVDRQPAAAMETSFANAGQVSPGYASPWAAPGVPLKAIKWLLQRHAPLAIKATADIDQYLWMAQMLRNCTANRYAVNKERMVRLSEYSRDCLDELRAETGIAYEGRSLGTTQLFRTQAQLDNAAKDIAVLKESGVPFEVLDRAGIARVEPALAGVTDILAGALRLPNDQTGDCQIFTTRLAEMAVKLGVEFRFGQDIQKLDYAGDRINGVWIDGKLETADRYVLALGSYSPQLLKPLGIKAPVYPLKGYSLTVPITNPDMAPTSTILDETYKVAITRFDNRIRVGGMAEIAGFDLSLNPRRRETLEMIVNDLYPQGGNLAEASFWTGLRPTTPDGTPIVGATPFKNLFLNTGHGTLGWTMACGSGRLLADLMAKKKPQISAEGLDISRYGNKPQESAKHGNPAPAHQ, via the coding sequence ATGCGCGTAATGGTCTTGGGTAGCGGCGTCATCGGTACCGCCAGTGCTTATTATCTGGCCCGTGCCGGGTTTGAAGTGGTGGTGGTCGACCGGCAGCCAGCTGCGGCCATGGAGACCAGTTTCGCCAACGCCGGGCAGGTTTCGCCAGGCTATGCCTCGCCGTGGGCCGCGCCGGGCGTACCGCTCAAGGCCATCAAGTGGCTGCTGCAACGCCACGCACCGCTGGCGATCAAGGCCACCGCCGACATCGATCAATACCTGTGGATGGCGCAGATGCTGCGCAACTGCACCGCCAACCGTTACGCGGTGAACAAGGAGCGCATGGTGCGTCTGTCCGAGTACAGCCGCGACTGCCTCGACGAACTGCGCGCCGAAACCGGCATCGCCTACGAGGGTCGCAGCCTCGGTACCACGCAGTTGTTCCGCACCCAGGCGCAACTGGATAACGCCGCCAAGGACATCGCCGTCCTGAAAGAATCCGGTGTGCCGTTTGAAGTCCTCGACCGCGCCGGCATTGCCCGCGTCGAGCCAGCCTTGGCTGGCGTCACCGACATTCTCGCCGGTGCCCTGCGCCTGCCGAACGACCAGACCGGCGACTGCCAGATCTTCACCACCCGTCTCGCCGAAATGGCGGTGAAACTGGGCGTTGAATTCCGTTTTGGCCAAGACATCCAGAAGCTCGATTACGCCGGTGATCGCATCAACGGCGTGTGGATCGACGGCAAGCTGGAAACCGCCGACCGCTACGTCCTGGCCCTCGGCAGCTACTCGCCACAACTGCTCAAGCCGCTGGGCATCAAAGCCCCGGTGTATCCGCTGAAGGGTTACTCGCTGACCGTGCCGATCACCAACCCGGACATGGCTCCGACGTCGACCATTCTCGACGAGACCTACAAGGTTGCGATCACCCGTTTTGACAACCGCATCCGCGTGGGCGGCATGGCCGAAATCGCCGGTTTTGACCTGTCGCTTAATCCGCGTCGACGCGAAACCCTGGAGATGATCGTCAACGACCTTTATCCTCAGGGCGGCAATCTGGCCGAGGCGAGTTTCTGGACCGGCCTGCGTCCGACCACGCCGGACGGCACGCCGATCGTTGGCGCCACGCCGTTCAAGAACCTGTTCCTCAACACCGGCCACGGTACGCTCGGTTGGACCATGGCGTGCGGTTCCGGTCGTTTGCTGGCTGACCTGATGGCGAAGAAAAAGCCGCAGATCAGCGCCGAAGGCCTCGATATTTCCCGTTACGGCAACAAGCCACAGGAGTCCGCAAAACATGGCAATCCAGCGCCAGCTCACCAATGA